In a genomic window of Gossypium arboreum isolate Shixiya-1 chromosome 7, ASM2569848v2, whole genome shotgun sequence:
- the LOC108470497 gene encoding gamma-glutamylcyclotransferase 2-2-like isoform X2, protein MRKWQLTVTLSFQMGYTSYQWGAAYCVRGSSERERAAMEYLERRECEYDQKNLVEFYKEADPLQPFLTGVIVFTSTPDKVSNKYYLGPAPLEEMAMQIATAVGPCGNNRDYLFLLEKALFDIGHEEDMVIELANEVRKVLATLGNGVSKEKQLVGSPLKMPLKSQTQTYIPTSQLLLLPKAVAMDS, encoded by the exons ATGCGTAAGTGGCAGTTGACAGTAACTCTTTCATTTCAAATGGGATACACTAGTTATCAA TGGGGTGCTGCTTATTGTGTTCGGGGCAGTTCTGAAAGGGAAAGAGCAGCAATGGAG TACTTGGAGCGGAGAGAATGTGAATATGATCAAAAGAATCTAGTGGAGTTCTACAAG GAAGCAGATCCCCTGCAGCCTTTTCTAACCGGAGTTATTGT TTTCACATCTACTCCAGACAAAGTTTCAAACAAGTATTATTTGGGGCCTGCTCCCTTGGAGGAAATGGCTAT GCAAATCGCAACCGCTGTTGGACCCTGTGGAAACAATAGAGATTATCTTTTCCTGCTGGAGAAGGCCTTGTTTGACATAG GTCATGAGGAGGACATGGTTATAGAGCTGGCAAATGAAGTAAGGAAGGTGCTTGCAACATTGGGGAATGGGGTTTCCAAGGAGAAGCAGTTAGTAGGATCTCCTCTGAAGATGCCACTAAAATCCCAAACCCAGACCTACATCCCTACAAGTCAATTGCTTCTGCTTCCCAAAGCTGTTGCAATGGACTCCTAG
- the LOC108470497 gene encoding gamma-glutamylcyclotransferase 2-1-like isoform X1 has product MVFWVFGYGSLVWNPGFEYDEKVIGFIKDYKRAFDLACIDHRGTPESPARTCTLEHIEGAVCWGAAYCVRGSSERERAAMEYLERRECEYDQKNLVEFYKEADPLQPFLTGVIVFTSTPDKVSNKYYLGPAPLEEMAMQIATAVGPCGNNRDYLFLLEKALFDIGHEEDMVIELANEVRKVLATLGNGVSKEKQLVGSPLKMPLKSQTQTYIPTSQLLLLPKAVAMDS; this is encoded by the exons ATGGTTTTCTGGGTTTTTGGTTACGGGTCACTGGTCTGGAACCCGGGGTTTGAGTATGATGAGAAAGTCATAGGCTTCATCAAGGATTACAAGCGTGCTTTTGACCTTG CATGCATTGATCATAGAGGTACACCAGAAAGTCCTGCAAGGACTTGCACCTTGGAACACATTGAAGGAGCCGTATGC TGGGGTGCTGCTTATTGTGTTCGGGGCAGTTCTGAAAGGGAAAGAGCAGCAATGGAG TACTTGGAGCGGAGAGAATGTGAATATGATCAAAAGAATCTAGTGGAGTTCTACAAG GAAGCAGATCCCCTGCAGCCTTTTCTAACCGGAGTTATTGT TTTCACATCTACTCCAGACAAAGTTTCAAACAAGTATTATTTGGGGCCTGCTCCCTTGGAGGAAATGGCTAT GCAAATCGCAACCGCTGTTGGACCCTGTGGAAACAATAGAGATTATCTTTTCCTGCTGGAGAAGGCCTTGTTTGACATAG GTCATGAGGAGGACATGGTTATAGAGCTGGCAAATGAAGTAAGGAAGGTGCTTGCAACATTGGGGAATGGGGTTTCCAAGGAGAAGCAGTTAGTAGGATCTCCTCTGAAGATGCCACTAAAATCCCAAACCCAGACCTACATCCCTACAAGTCAATTGCTTCTGCTTCCCAAAGCTGTTGCAATGGACTCCTAG
- the LOC108454774 gene encoding cell division control protein 2 homolog A, whose product MDQYEKVEKIGEGTYGVVYKARDRVTNETIALKKIRLEQEDEGVPSTAIREISLLKEMQHGNIVRLQDVVHSEKRLYLVFEYLDLDLKKHMDSCPEFGKDPRMIKTFLYQILRGVAYCHSHRVLHRDLKPQNLLIDRRTNALKLADFGLARAFGIPVRTFTHEVVTLWYRAPEILLGSRHYSTPVDVWSVGCIFAEMVNQRPLFPGDSEIDELFKIFRILGTPNEDTWPGVTSLPDFKSSFPKWPAKDLATVVPNLESTGIDLLSKMLCMDPSKRITARSALEHEYLKDIGFVP is encoded by the exons ATGGACCAG TACGAGAAAGTAGAGAAGATTGGTGAGGGAACCTATGGCGTTGTTTATAAGGCTCGTGATCGTGTCACCAATGAAACAATTGCTTTGAAGAAGATTCGCTTAGAGCAGGAAGACGAGGGTGTACCTAGCACTGCAATTAGAGAAATCTCTCTCTTGAAGGAAATGCAACATGGTAATATCGTCAG GTTGCAGGATGTAGTGCACAGTGAGAAGCGTTTATATTTGGTATTTGAATATCTGGACTTGGATTTAAAGAAGCACATGGATTCATGTCCAGAATTTGGGAAAGATCCACGAATGATAAAA ACATTCCTTTATCAAATTCTCCGTGGTGTTGCTTATTGTCATTCTCATAGGGTTCTCCATCGAGATCTAAAACCTCAAAATTTGCTGATAGATCGCCGTACCAATGCACTAAAGCTTGCTGATTTTGGTCTGGCCCGAGCATTTGGTATTCCTGTCAGAACATTTACACATGAG GTCGTTACTTTGTGGTACAGAGCACCTGAAATACTGCTTGGATCTCGCCATTACTCTACTCCTGTTGATGTATGGTCAGTGGGCTGTATATTTGCTGAGATGGTGAATCAACGGCCATTATTTCCTGGGGATTCTGAGATCGATGAGCTGTTCAAGATCTTCAG AATCTTGGGTACTCCAAATGAGGATACATGGCCTGGAGTGACTTCATTGCCTGATTTTAAGTCTTCTTTTCCAAAGTGGCCAGCTAAG GATTTGGCAACTGTTGTTCCAAATCTTGAATCTACTGGAATTGACCTTCTTTCT AAAATGCTGTGCATGGATCCCAGCAAAAGAATTACAGCAAGAAGTGCTCTTGAGCATGAATACTTGAAGGATATAGGGTTTGTACCCTGA